In one Corallococcus sp. EGB genomic region, the following are encoded:
- a CDS encoding cytochrome P450 — MTERVNLMAPEVRANPYPVYAELRRNAPVCQVEPGGLWAITRFEDVAAAFKNPQVFSSAGVRTTTAPPWLGHNPFSESMIVMDPPHHMRLRTLVSRAWTPAAVNRLEPRIRGFAQSLAERLTPEREVDFVDAFAMPLPASVIGELFALDPTMTARYKRWSVDLSSVSGTTEKDTHRHDSIRATVREMEDYLSDVVAERRRHPQDDMVSDLVKSRVDGEALSDAEVMSFLFLLVVAGLETTVQLVSHSVRLLMEQPHLVTRLRENPSHVGRFVEEVLRYEPSVHGLVRVTTKETQVAGVVIPEGARVALMVGSACRDGERFKDPDTFDMDREGVNNMPFGHGIHFCLGAPLARLEARVGLEVLLSRFTRFTPTGPVKWNTSLTVRGPLTMPLIPHA; from the coding sequence ATGACTGAACGCGTGAACCTGATGGCGCCGGAAGTCCGGGCCAATCCCTACCCCGTCTACGCGGAGCTGCGGCGCAACGCGCCCGTGTGTCAGGTGGAGCCCGGAGGCCTGTGGGCCATCACGCGCTTCGAGGACGTGGCGGCGGCCTTCAAGAACCCGCAGGTCTTCTCCTCCGCCGGAGTGCGCACCACCACCGCGCCGCCGTGGCTGGGCCACAACCCCTTCTCCGAGTCGATGATCGTCATGGACCCGCCGCACCACATGCGGCTGCGCACGCTGGTGAGCCGCGCGTGGACGCCCGCGGCGGTGAACCGCCTGGAGCCGCGCATCCGCGGCTTCGCGCAATCATTGGCGGAGCGGCTGACGCCGGAGCGCGAGGTGGACTTCGTGGACGCCTTCGCCATGCCGCTGCCCGCGAGCGTGATTGGCGAGCTGTTCGCCTTGGACCCCACCATGACGGCCCGCTACAAGCGCTGGTCGGTGGACCTGTCCAGCGTGTCCGGCACGACGGAGAAGGACACCCACCGGCACGACTCCATCCGCGCCACGGTGCGAGAGATGGAGGACTACCTGTCCGACGTCGTCGCCGAGCGCCGCCGCCACCCGCAGGACGACATGGTGTCCGACCTGGTGAAGTCGCGCGTGGACGGCGAGGCGCTCTCCGACGCGGAGGTGATGAGCTTCCTCTTCCTCCTGGTGGTGGCGGGGCTGGAGACCACCGTGCAGCTCGTCAGCCACAGCGTGCGCCTGTTGATGGAGCAGCCGCACCTGGTGACCCGCCTGCGTGAGAACCCGTCCCATGTGGGCCGCTTCGTGGAGGAGGTGCTTCGCTACGAGCCCTCCGTGCATGGACTCGTGCGCGTCACCACGAAGGAGACGCAGGTCGCGGGCGTGGTGATTCCCGAGGGCGCGCGCGTGGCGCTGATGGTCGGCTCCGCGTGCCGCGACGGCGAGCGCTTCAAGGACCCGGACACCTTCGACATGGACCGCGAGGGCGTGAACAACATGCCCTTCGGCCACGGCATCCACTTCTGCCTGGGCGCGCCGCTGGCCCGGCTGGAGGCGCGCGTGGGCCTGGAGGTCCTGCTGTCCCGCTTCACGCGCTTCACGCCCACGGGCCCGGTGAAGTGGAACACCTCCCTCACCGTGCGCGGCCCGCTGACGATGCCCCTCATCCCGCACGCCTGA
- a CDS encoding glutathione S-transferase family protein, with product MRLYDYLPSANGYKIRTLLAQLGIAYELVPVDIFAGESHTADFHANKNPDGRIPVLEPEPGRFLAESNAILLFLAEGTRLLPEDRFARAQVHQWMFFEQNTVEPNLGTARFWLLTGRQSPQSEVLRNRVQNGERALGALERHLGKHTFLVDERYTVADLCLFAYTHLAPEAGVDLAPYPSVRAWLERVKAQPGFLGPVPPYSANAHVR from the coding sequence ATGCGCCTCTACGACTATCTGCCTTCCGCGAACGGCTACAAGATCCGCACGCTGCTCGCTCAGCTTGGAATCGCATACGAGCTGGTGCCGGTGGACATCTTCGCGGGAGAGAGCCACACGGCGGACTTCCACGCGAACAAGAACCCGGACGGCCGCATCCCGGTGCTGGAGCCGGAGCCGGGACGGTTCCTCGCGGAGTCCAACGCCATCCTGTTGTTCCTGGCGGAGGGCACGCGCTTGCTGCCCGAGGACCGCTTCGCTCGCGCGCAGGTGCACCAGTGGATGTTCTTCGAGCAGAACACCGTGGAGCCGAACCTCGGCACCGCGCGCTTCTGGCTCCTCACCGGCCGGCAATCGCCACAGTCGGAGGTGCTCCGCAATCGCGTGCAGAACGGTGAGCGCGCGCTGGGTGCGCTGGAGCGTCACCTGGGCAAGCACACGTTCCTGGTGGACGAGCGCTACACCGTCGCGGACCTCTGCCTCTTCGCGTACACGCACCTGGCGCCGGAGGCGGGTGTGGACCTGGCGCCCTACCCGTCCGTGCGTGCATGGCTGGAGCGCGTGAAGGCCCAGCCCGGCTTCCTGGGCCCCGTGCCGCCCTACTCCGCGAATGCGCACGTGCGCTGA
- a CDS encoding S9 family peptidase — protein sequence MKSSSRHALLASLFLAACSKPAPPTSVNLRKGFQTQLKVEPARRAPAPTPPKELFELVRYPAPLGSNAAYVTPVREGAKRPAVVWLHGGMDFGIDGLAWAPSPRSNDQSARAFREAGLVLMLPSLRGSNDNPGACEYFLGEVDDVVAAIDFVAQRPDVDPARVYVAGHSTGGTMALMAAVLSPRLKGAYVFGPVHDVSEYAPYVPLLGRARGTELWLRNPVSYVEHLRVPTQVIEGSDHGNMDAFEPLRVAAKGAPLSFLAVPGATHFSVLAPVTEVLAKRLMEAKAEAPAVRLTDAEVRAAVAAEHE from the coding sequence ATGAAGTCCTCCTCCCGCCATGCCCTGCTGGCCAGTCTCTTTCTCGCCGCGTGCTCCAAGCCCGCGCCGCCCACGTCCGTGAACCTGCGAAAAGGCTTCCAAACCCAGTTGAAGGTAGAGCCCGCGCGGCGTGCTCCCGCGCCCACGCCGCCGAAGGAGCTCTTCGAGTTGGTGCGCTATCCCGCGCCGCTGGGCAGCAACGCGGCCTACGTCACGCCGGTGCGCGAGGGCGCGAAGCGGCCGGCGGTGGTGTGGCTCCACGGTGGCATGGACTTCGGGATCGACGGCCTCGCGTGGGCTCCGTCGCCCCGGAGCAATGATCAGAGCGCGCGGGCCTTCCGCGAGGCGGGGCTCGTGTTGATGCTGCCGTCGCTGCGCGGGTCCAACGACAACCCGGGCGCGTGCGAATACTTCCTGGGCGAGGTGGACGACGTGGTCGCCGCCATCGACTTCGTGGCGCAGCGCCCGGACGTGGACCCGGCGCGCGTCTACGTGGCGGGGCACAGCACGGGCGGGACGATGGCGCTGATGGCGGCGGTGCTGTCACCGCGCCTGAAGGGTGCCTACGTGTTCGGCCCGGTGCATGACGTGTCGGAGTACGCGCCCTATGTGCCGCTGCTGGGGCGGGCTCGGGGCACGGAGCTGTGGCTGCGCAACCCGGTGAGCTACGTGGAGCACCTGCGCGTGCCCACGCAGGTCATCGAGGGCTCGGACCACGGAAACATGGACGCGTTCGAACCGCTGCGCGTGGCGGCGAAGGGCGCGCCGCTGTCGTTCCTCGCGGTGCCGGGCGCCACGCATTTCAGCGTGCTCGCGCCGGTGACGGAGGTGCTGGCGAAGCGGCTGATGGAGGCGAAGGCGGAGGCGCCCGCGGTGCGGCTCACGGACGCGGAGGTCCGCGCGGCCGTCGCCGCGGAACATGAGTAG
- a CDS encoding O-acetylhomoserine aminocarboxypropyltransferase/cysteine synthase family protein: MSTPNERPLHPDTLALHAGYSPDPTTGSRAVPIYQTTSYRFRDADHAAALFGLKEFGNIYTRIMNPTTDVFEKRIAALEGGVGALAVASGQAAQTLGILNILKTGDEIVSGASLYGGTYNLFKVTLPRLGITTKFVDAGNPDAFRQAIGPKTKALYLESLGNPRLDVPDFDAIGAVAREAGLPLFVDNTALSPALFNPLKHGAHIVLHSATKYIGGHGTSIGGVIVDGGNFPWENGRFPELTEPNPGYHGLRLREAFGPAAYILKARLEGLRDIGPALSPFNAHAFILGLETLRLRLERHSQNALAVAKWLKQHKKVEWVRYPGLEDDPSFLNAKKYLQGGFGGLVTFGVKGGLSAGRKVIDGVKLWSLLANIGDTRSLIIHPASTTHEQLTPEERASTGVTDDLVRLSVGLEHLDDIVADLDQALSAV, translated from the coding sequence ATGAGCACGCCCAACGAACGTCCGCTGCACCCTGACACGCTCGCGCTGCACGCCGGCTATTCGCCCGACCCCACCACGGGCTCGCGCGCGGTGCCCATCTACCAGACCACCAGCTACCGCTTCCGCGACGCGGACCACGCCGCCGCGCTCTTCGGCCTGAAGGAGTTCGGCAACATCTACACGCGCATCATGAACCCCACGACGGATGTCTTCGAGAAGCGCATCGCCGCGCTCGAAGGGGGCGTGGGCGCGCTCGCGGTCGCGTCCGGACAGGCCGCGCAGACGCTGGGCATCCTCAACATCCTCAAGACAGGGGATGAAATCGTCTCCGGCGCCAGCCTCTACGGCGGCACGTACAACCTCTTCAAGGTGACGCTCCCTCGGCTGGGCATCACCACGAAGTTCGTGGACGCGGGCAACCCGGACGCGTTCCGCCAGGCCATTGGCCCGAAGACGAAGGCGCTCTACCTGGAGTCGCTGGGCAACCCGCGCCTGGACGTGCCGGACTTCGACGCCATTGGCGCCGTGGCGCGCGAAGCGGGCCTGCCCCTCTTCGTGGACAACACCGCGCTGTCTCCTGCCCTCTTCAACCCGCTGAAGCACGGCGCGCACATCGTGCTGCACAGCGCGACGAAGTACATCGGCGGGCACGGCACCTCCATTGGCGGCGTCATCGTGGACGGCGGCAACTTCCCCTGGGAGAACGGCCGGTTCCCGGAGCTGACCGAGCCCAACCCCGGCTACCACGGCCTGCGCCTGCGCGAGGCCTTCGGGCCCGCGGCCTACATCCTCAAGGCCCGGCTGGAGGGCCTGCGCGACATCGGCCCCGCGCTCAGCCCCTTCAACGCGCACGCGTTCATCCTGGGCCTGGAGACGCTGCGGCTGCGGCTGGAGCGTCACTCGCAGAACGCGCTCGCGGTGGCGAAGTGGCTGAAGCAGCACAAGAAGGTGGAGTGGGTGCGCTACCCGGGGCTGGAGGACGACCCCTCGTTCCTCAACGCGAAGAAGTACCTCCAGGGCGGCTTCGGCGGGCTCGTCACCTTCGGCGTGAAGGGCGGCCTGTCCGCGGGGCGCAAGGTGATTGATGGCGTGAAGCTGTGGAGCCTGCTCGCGAACATCGGCGACACGCGCTCGCTCATCATCCACCCCGCGTCCACCACGCACGAACAGCTCACCCCGGAGGAGCGCGCCAGCACGGGCGTCACCGACGACCTGGTGCGCCTGTCCGTGGGCCTGGAGCACCTGGACGACATCGTGGCCGACCTCGATCAGGCCCTGAGCGCGGTCTGA
- a CDS encoding alpha/beta fold hydrolase, producing MRPVRPGQEVPPRAETPRVFDLSLPDLPLEAGARVAPHLVRGWWWGPPEDLAWLQSRARVHSDEATREGRLRVVRRSASELRDAATDARRTGPRRAPDAVPTVLLVHALTGDMNAGGEGGWWAPVIGRGRPLDPTRVRLLCFNNLGSCYGTSGPADEGFPLRTDDTRFGPAPVLPKGDLRLDERSLPATITPWDQARSILTALDALGVDEVALVIGGSLGGMVVLCLSALAPERFQRMVPIATAEAASAWVVGWNHVARQAILLDPEYPESPRRGLELARQLATLTYRAEAGLEALQPRPQAWSSRALYPVESYLEHQGRKLEARFDARSYLALLGAMDHHDLSRVPTPKGGPGVDRIRASTLAIGIDRDVLFPPEHMKNLSRRLRAQGLHAEYAALCSAHGHDGFLIEWDALAPLLVRALALPPGVGRDARLSSLAGVRARKTS from the coding sequence ATGCGACCCGTGAGGCCTGGCCAGGAAGTGCCCCCGCGCGCGGAGACCCCGCGCGTCTTCGACCTGTCGCTGCCGGACCTGCCGCTGGAGGCCGGCGCCCGCGTGGCGCCCCACCTCGTGCGCGGCTGGTGGTGGGGGCCCCCGGAGGACCTCGCGTGGTTGCAGTCCCGCGCGCGCGTGCATTCCGACGAGGCGACGCGCGAAGGCCGGCTGCGCGTGGTCCGGAGGTCCGCCTCCGAGCTGCGCGACGCCGCCACCGACGCGCGCCGCACCGGCCCCCGACGCGCACCGGACGCGGTGCCCACCGTGCTGCTGGTGCACGCACTCACCGGGGACATGAACGCCGGAGGTGAAGGCGGCTGGTGGGCGCCCGTCATCGGGCGTGGAAGGCCGTTGGATCCGACGCGCGTGCGGCTGCTGTGCTTCAACAACCTGGGCTCCTGCTACGGCACCTCCGGCCCCGCGGACGAGGGCTTCCCGCTGCGCACCGACGACACGCGCTTCGGCCCGGCGCCGGTGCTGCCCAAGGGCGACCTGCGCCTGGATGAGCGCAGCCTGCCCGCGACCATTACGCCTTGGGACCAGGCGCGCTCCATCCTCACGGCGCTGGACGCGCTGGGCGTGGACGAGGTGGCGCTCGTCATCGGCGGTTCGCTGGGCGGCATGGTGGTGCTGTGCCTGTCGGCGCTCGCGCCGGAGCGCTTCCAGCGCATGGTGCCCATCGCGACGGCGGAGGCCGCGTCCGCGTGGGTGGTGGGTTGGAACCACGTGGCCCGGCAGGCCATCCTGCTCGACCCCGAGTATCCCGAGTCCCCGAGGCGCGGCCTGGAGCTGGCGCGCCAGTTGGCGACGCTCACCTATCGCGCGGAGGCCGGACTGGAGGCGCTCCAGCCGAGGCCCCAGGCCTGGTCATCGCGCGCGCTGTATCCGGTGGAGAGCTACCTGGAACACCAGGGCCGGAAGCTGGAGGCGCGCTTCGACGCGCGGTCCTACCTGGCGCTGCTGGGCGCCATGGATCACCACGACCTCTCGCGCGTGCCCACGCCCAAGGGAGGTCCCGGCGTGGACCGCATTCGCGCGAGCACGCTCGCCATCGGCATCGACCGGGACGTGCTCTTCCCGCCCGAGCACATGAAGAACCTCTCCCGGCGCCTGCGCGCGCAGGGACTGCATGCCGAGTACGCGGCCCTGTGCAGCGCGCACGGCCACGACGGCTTCCTCATCGAATGGGACGCGCTCGCGCCCCTGTTGGTCCGCGCGCTGGCCCTGCCTCCGGGCGTGGGCCGCGATGCCCGCCTTTCCTCCCTTGCCGGCGTCCGCGCCCGGAAGACTTCATGA
- a CDS encoding bifunctional aspartate kinase/homoserine dehydrogenase I, giving the protein MTAPVSITRYAPFLLDTAQGLASVATHLSRRDAGTTRAAIVSSPPWLVTGLESALSIALKGNSSLARQELDGLLARGLLMLEEAERRLGAPPGSTSVEADGTRTLASLLEPARRALDGASLVRERRPALEDVVRGTGERLTAALLAKLLGARGVPSLEVDAADWTVTDGEPGHARVNREHTRSRVATLRPAWEGRLTLHAGGRGTSRDGRSTTLGVEGADETAAVLAVLLGTPLTLWTDVPGVMTADPLHVADARPVPHLSYTEALELVYLGLPTLHPRALSTLRDADIPLRVRHLQQPDEPGTLIDVRGAGNGSVPTCVVSLEDLALLGLEGGTEEAARPVGPRALQALEAAGIDAWMAAQSSPGRSVAVVLRRAHAARAEEVLRRELAPELERGALQPPQVRAPVTQVALVAEAMGQGANVAGRLFQPLGALGINVRAIAQTASARSISFIVDGAETALTVRTVHAAFHFAHEEVSLLVLGHGVVGSQLLEQLRTLQETLAQGHGIQLNLVGLADSRRVLFSPEGIPLKQWRERIQSVPEGASPPVVRALLEPLRRLPVPVLVDCTAAEGMEALYLEALRSGIHVVAANKKPLTQPLDVWERLRSTAHLNHRAYHYETTVGAGLPVIQTLKDLVRTGDRVHGVEGSFSGTLGYLSQQLMDGVPLSKAVRTAREKGFTEPHPREDLAGTDAARKALILARELGLELSLEDVEVEPFVPHESLEEADVERFLTGLEKLDRTFTSRIEGLRAEGKVLRYLARIDPAAKDGRVLRVGPVAVAKEHPATRLRGSEAFVAFSTERYADYPLLVQGAGAGGPVTAAGVLADILKIAQNLRGR; this is encoded by the coding sequence ATGACCGCCCCAGTGAGCATCACCCGCTACGCACCGTTCCTCCTCGACACCGCCCAGGGACTCGCGTCCGTGGCCACGCACCTGTCTCGCCGCGACGCGGGCACCACGCGCGCCGCCATCGTGTCGTCACCGCCCTGGCTCGTCACGGGGCTGGAGTCCGCGCTGTCCATCGCGTTGAAGGGCAACTCCTCCCTGGCCCGGCAGGAGCTGGATGGCCTGCTCGCGCGGGGCCTGCTGATGCTGGAGGAGGCGGAGCGCCGGCTGGGCGCGCCCCCGGGCTCCACGTCGGTGGAGGCGGACGGCACTCGCACGCTGGCATCGCTGCTGGAGCCCGCGCGCCGAGCACTGGATGGCGCCAGCCTGGTGCGTGAACGGCGGCCCGCGCTGGAGGACGTGGTGCGCGGCACCGGCGAGCGGCTGACGGCGGCGCTGCTGGCGAAGCTCTTGGGTGCGCGCGGCGTACCGTCGCTGGAGGTGGACGCGGCGGACTGGACGGTGACGGACGGAGAGCCCGGGCACGCGCGCGTGAACCGCGAGCACACCCGCTCCCGGGTGGCGACGCTGCGGCCAGCGTGGGAGGGACGGCTCACGTTGCACGCGGGTGGCCGGGGCACGTCGCGGGATGGGCGCTCCACGACGCTGGGCGTGGAGGGCGCGGACGAGACCGCGGCGGTGCTGGCCGTGCTGCTGGGTACGCCGCTGACGCTGTGGACGGACGTGCCCGGGGTGATGACGGCGGATCCGCTGCACGTGGCGGACGCCCGGCCGGTGCCGCACCTGAGCTACACGGAGGCGCTGGAGCTGGTGTACCTGGGCCTGCCCACGCTGCACCCGCGCGCGCTGTCCACGCTGCGCGACGCCGACATCCCGCTGCGCGTGCGCCACCTGCAACAGCCGGATGAACCCGGCACGCTCATCGACGTGCGCGGCGCGGGCAACGGCAGCGTGCCCACGTGCGTGGTGTCCCTGGAGGACCTGGCGCTGCTGGGGCTGGAGGGCGGCACGGAGGAGGCGGCGCGGCCGGTAGGGCCTCGCGCGTTGCAGGCCCTGGAGGCCGCGGGCATCGACGCGTGGATGGCGGCGCAGTCGTCTCCGGGGCGCTCGGTGGCGGTGGTGCTGCGCAGGGCGCACGCGGCCCGGGCGGAGGAGGTGCTGCGGCGCGAGCTGGCCCCGGAGCTGGAGCGCGGCGCCTTGCAGCCGCCCCAGGTGCGCGCGCCGGTGACCCAGGTGGCGCTGGTGGCGGAGGCCATGGGCCAGGGCGCGAACGTAGCGGGACGGCTGTTCCAGCCGCTGGGCGCGCTGGGCATCAACGTGCGCGCCATCGCGCAGACGGCGAGCGCTCGCTCCATCTCGTTCATCGTGGACGGGGCGGAGACGGCGCTGACGGTGCGTACGGTGCACGCGGCCTTCCACTTCGCGCACGAAGAGGTGAGCCTGCTGGTGCTGGGCCATGGCGTGGTGGGCAGCCAGCTGCTGGAACAACTGCGCACGCTCCAGGAGACGCTGGCGCAAGGGCACGGCATCCAGCTCAACCTGGTGGGCCTGGCGGACAGCCGGCGGGTGCTCTTCTCACCGGAGGGCATCCCGCTGAAGCAGTGGCGCGAGCGCATCCAGTCCGTGCCCGAGGGCGCGTCGCCGCCCGTGGTGCGCGCGCTGCTGGAGCCGCTGCGCCGGCTGCCGGTGCCGGTGCTGGTGGACTGCACGGCGGCGGAGGGCATGGAGGCGCTGTACCTGGAGGCGCTCCGCAGCGGCATCCACGTGGTGGCGGCGAACAAGAAGCCGCTGACGCAGCCGCTCGACGTGTGGGAACGGCTGCGGAGCACGGCGCACCTGAACCACCGCGCGTACCACTACGAGACGACGGTGGGCGCGGGGCTCCCGGTCATCCAGACGCTGAAGGACCTGGTGCGCACCGGGGACCGGGTGCACGGCGTGGAGGGTTCGTTCTCCGGGACGCTCGGGTACCTGAGTCAGCAGCTGATGGACGGGGTGCCGCTGTCGAAGGCGGTGCGCACCGCGCGCGAGAAGGGCTTCACGGAGCCACATCCTCGCGAGGACCTGGCCGGCACGGACGCGGCGCGCAAGGCGCTCATCCTCGCGCGGGAGCTGGGACTGGAGCTGTCCCTGGAGGACGTGGAGGTGGAGCCCTTCGTCCCGCACGAGTCCCTGGAGGAGGCGGACGTGGAGCGCTTCCTCACGGGGCTGGAGAAGCTGGACCGGACGTTCACCTCGCGCATCGAGGGGCTGCGCGCGGAGGGCAAGGTGCTGCGCTACCTGGCGCGCATCGACCCGGCGGCGAAGGACGGGCGCGTGCTGCGCGTGGGCCCGGTGGCCGTGGCGAAGGAGCATCCGGCGACGCGGCTGCGCGGCTCGGAGGCGTTCGTGGCCTTCTCCACGGAGCGCTACGCGGACTACCCGCTGCTGGTGCAGGGCGCGGGCGCGGGCGGGCCTGTCACGGCGGCCGGCGTGCTCGCGGACATCCTGAAGATTGCCCAGAACCTGCGGGGGCGGTGA
- a CDS encoding transglycosylase SLT domain-containing protein, giving the protein MAISPTSARSASFRVPSQDFASRPDAVSGARVQGGHCPKPGSGRVSPFQQDGFSAGPSKGAQWKQFAEGLEDVVKQMQQLVQLLQGQMAGAASAGGAAGADAVSGVSSAGDAAGVEGSSSAGGSFDAGDSFDAGDASQAGGAQSADSVGGEVPQGQVGDWIKQAMEILKANGVPTDKMNPQDIAKIIEHESSGNPNAINLTDQNAKDGHPSIGLMQTIQSTFDAFKVPGHDNIRNPVDNIVAAVRYAVDRYGSVSNTPGIQAMNGGSGYVGY; this is encoded by the coding sequence ATGGCCATCTCGCCCACGTCCGCCCGCTCCGCTTCCTTCCGCGTCCCCTCCCAGGACTTCGCTTCCCGCCCGGATGCCGTGTCCGGCGCCCGCGTGCAGGGCGGCCACTGCCCGAAGCCGGGCTCGGGCCGGGTGTCCCCGTTCCAGCAGGACGGCTTCAGCGCGGGCCCCTCGAAGGGCGCGCAGTGGAAGCAGTTCGCGGAGGGGCTGGAGGACGTGGTGAAGCAGATGCAGCAGCTCGTCCAGCTGCTCCAGGGCCAGATGGCTGGCGCCGCCTCCGCGGGCGGCGCGGCTGGCGCCGATGCGGTGTCGGGCGTGTCCAGCGCGGGCGATGCGGCGGGCGTGGAGGGTTCGTCGAGCGCGGGTGGCTCGTTCGACGCGGGTGACTCGTTCGACGCGGGTGACGCGTCCCAGGCCGGCGGCGCTCAGTCGGCCGACTCGGTGGGGGGCGAGGTCCCGCAGGGCCAGGTGGGTGACTGGATCAAGCAGGCCATGGAGATCCTCAAGGCCAACGGCGTCCCGACGGACAAGATGAACCCGCAGGACATCGCGAAGATCATCGAGCACGAGTCCAGCGGCAACCCCAACGCCATCAACCTCACGGACCAGAACGCCAAGGATGGCCACCCCTCCATCGGCCTGATGCAGACCATCCAGTCGACCTTCGATGCGTTCAAGGTCCCGGGCCACGACAACATCCGCAACCCGGTGGACAACATCGTCGCGGCCGTGCGCTACGCGGTGGACCGCTACGGCTCCGTGTCCAACACGCCGGGCATCCAGGCGATGAACGGCGGCAGCGGCTACGTCGGCTACTGA
- a CDS encoding TrkA family potassium uptake protein → MKSPAARFLMDLRYLRALSRRFRSTLLLAVAIFGLGPAAYHWRYVGASGEHVSYGEALHHVYFLLFGQPSLPYVSDWLVESLNILIPPISIALVVDGVVRFAYLFFARHKNDKEWVSVVSETMKGHVVVCGAGRVGYRVVTQLLEMGKDVIVVEKREDATFVSALRDENVPLLIDDTRSPLCLPRTNVKKASAIVCATDDDLANLNIALDARRQNPGIRVVIRLFDDDLGAKVRDTFKAEALSSSSLAAPAMAMAALDPRLIHSFRIGKHLMVVSLFEVREGLPGMNISQVRDRFGGLALSLIRGDEETLHPNGDVVLQVGDQLTVQASYPEYCALRAFTGEADAPAYADHDNFLMPGYRPTG, encoded by the coding sequence ATGAAGAGCCCTGCCGCGCGCTTTCTGATGGACCTGCGCTACCTGCGCGCGCTGTCGCGCAGGTTCCGCAGCACGTTGCTGCTGGCGGTGGCCATCTTCGGCCTGGGGCCGGCCGCGTACCACTGGCGCTACGTGGGGGCGAGCGGCGAGCACGTCTCCTATGGCGAGGCGCTGCACCACGTCTACTTCCTGCTCTTCGGCCAGCCCTCGCTGCCCTACGTGAGCGACTGGCTGGTGGAGAGCCTGAACATCCTCATCCCGCCCATCAGCATCGCGCTGGTGGTGGATGGCGTGGTGCGCTTCGCGTACCTCTTCTTCGCGCGGCACAAGAACGACAAGGAGTGGGTCTCCGTGGTGTCTGAAACGATGAAGGGCCACGTCGTGGTGTGCGGCGCGGGACGCGTGGGCTACCGCGTGGTGACGCAGCTCCTGGAGATGGGCAAGGACGTCATCGTCGTGGAGAAGCGCGAGGACGCGACGTTCGTCTCCGCGCTGCGCGACGAGAACGTGCCGCTGCTCATCGACGACACGCGCAGCCCGCTGTGCCTGCCGCGCACGAACGTGAAGAAGGCCTCCGCCATCGTGTGCGCCACGGACGACGACCTGGCGAACCTGAACATCGCGCTGGACGCTCGGCGGCAGAACCCCGGCATCCGCGTGGTCATCCGCCTGTTCGACGACGACCTGGGCGCGAAGGTGCGTGACACGTTCAAGGCGGAGGCCCTGTCCAGCTCCTCGCTGGCCGCACCCGCCATGGCGATGGCGGCGCTGGACCCGCGGCTCATCCACTCCTTCCGGATTGGCAAGCACCTGATGGTGGTGTCGCTGTTCGAGGTGCGGGAAGGGCTGCCAGGGATGAACATCTCCCAGGTCCGAGACCGCTTCGGCGGGCTGGCCCTGTCGCTCATCCGCGGGGACGAGGAGACGCTGCACCCGAACGGAGACGTGGTGCTCCAGGTGGGGGACCAGCTCACGGTCCAGGCGTCCTATCCGGAGTACTGCGCTCTGCGCGCCTTCACCGGCGAGGCGGACGCGCCGGCGTACGCGGACCACGACAACTTCCTCATGCCGGGCTACCGCCCCACGGGGTGA